A portion of the Corticium candelabrum chromosome 5, ooCorCand1.1, whole genome shotgun sequence genome contains these proteins:
- the LOC134179888 gene encoding uncharacterized protein LOC134179888 isoform X2, with protein sequence MSSTIVFSLLSVIAAFGSGVRGQCQQGWSFFSGNCYKFVASQDSFVGEPVTATWSDARMTCLRLGGDLASVHTPAENDFIRRESRQDVWIGYNENRSGHNPPLQFQWSDGTSTSYDYMNWAHRQPHYSTNGHSNHMLGCAYLTKGVLTRRRRQQSSANHVYNHPGQWYASSQCSTIKKQYVCKRPACCYDIRTAVADLVPNLDTKVEGTVTFQQNTLGGPTVVRGVISGLKPRSKHGFHIHESSNQSNGCLSYGGHYNPHYHPHGGPNDGNNRHVGDLGNIIADENGVASFTIHEESLVTLYGPTTVLGRGVVVHAGEDDLGKGSNIGSTTTGNAGGRLACGPIICRSCFDTLSAVANVKSDDGKATGIFTFYQVYQMGLTKQMVAYQTISTQGSYNHAQFVTIQYEDFVKKPDGKKCNALFMNNMTKEPADQVSHGHLQGRSSQRSFNTVAITSFIGAIAVYKLSHRTDEGTETQSITLCGMVWPTPYSKCACVALQANNKQCGELCFRQQTCGGPVTIEGNIKESCLSADNNVAGLSGLDYAIPADQCMDANYDRIVELPVQRDSKGTAQICGTSVGFSLKEPSSLAGRTFLLHDSHGDPVSCGVTEYRASCPKTDCQHNR encoded by the exons ATGAGCTCCACTATTGTGTTCTCTCTGCTCTCAGTAATTGCCGCTTTTGGTTCCG GCGTAAGAGGACAATGCCAACAAG GCTGGAGTTTCTTCAGTGGTAACTGTTATAAGTTCGTGGCTTCACAAGATAGCTTCGTCGGAGAGCCTGTCACTGCCACGTGGAGTGATGCTCGCATGACATGCCTGCGACTAGGAGGAGACTTGGCCAGCGTTCATACTCCAGCTGAAAACGACTTCATACGGAGAGAATCAAGACAAGACGTGTGGATAG GATATAACGAAAACCGGTCAGGACATAATCCCCCGCTGCAGTTCCAATGGAGTGACGGAACATCAACTTCCTATGACTACATGAACTGGGCTCACAGACAGCCGCACTACTCAACGAACGGTCACAGTAATCATATGCTTGGATGCGCATATCTGACGAAGGGCGTTCTCACACGtagaagaagacaacagagtAGTGCTAACCATGTATACAATCATCCAGGCCAATGGTATGCCAGCAGTCAGTGTTCAACGATTAAGAAGCAATATGTCTGCAAG AGACCCGCCTGTTGCTACG ACATAAGGACCGCTGTAGCTGATCTAGTTCCAAATTTGGATACCAAAGTAGAAGGGACGGTCACGTTTCAACAAAAC ACTCTAGGTGGCCCTACTGTTGTCAGAGGAGTCATCTCTGGACTCAAGCCTAGATCTAAACACGGCTTCCATATTCATGAAAGCAGCAATCAATCAAATG GCTGTCTCAGTTATGGTGGTCACTACAATCCCCACTATCATCCTCATGGTGGTCCAAATGATGGTAATAACAG ACACGTAGGAGACCTTGGGAATATCATTGCTGATGAGAACGGTGTGGCAAGTTTTACAATACATGAAGAATCACTGGTGACTCTGTATGGCCCAACCACAGTTTTGGGAAGAGGAGTTGTA GTTCATGCTGGGGAGGATGATCTTGGAAAAGGTAGTAACATTGGCAGTACCACCACAGGAAATGCTGGCGGACGCCTAGCATGTGGCCCCATTATTTGCAGAAGTTGCTTTG ATACTTTGAGTGCAGTGGCCAATGTGAAGTCTGATGATGGTAAAGCCACCGGTATCTTTACATTCTATCAAGTGTACCAAATG GGTTTAACCAAACAAATGGTTGCCTACCAGACTATCTCTACTCAAGGTTCATACAACCATGCACAGTTTGTAACAATCCAATATGAAGACTTCGTGAAAA AGCCCGATGGTAAAAAGTGCAATGCACTGTTTATGAACAACATGACAAAAGAGCCAGCAGACCAAGTTTCCCATGG ACATCTCCAGGGAAGAAGTTCACAACGATCTTTCAATACTGTGGCAATAACCTCCTTCATTGGGGCAATAGCAGTT TACAAGCTCAGCCACCGAACAGATGAGGGGACAGAGACACAGTCAATAACTTTGTGTGGAATGGTATGGCCTACCCCAT ATTCtaaatgtgcatgtgtggctCTTCAAGCTAATAACAAACAATGTGGAGAGCTGTGTTTTAGACAACAG ACCTGTGGAGGCCCAGTCACCATTGAAGGAAACATTAAGGAAAGCTGTCTATCGGCTGACAACAACGTAGCTGGGTTAAGTGGCTTAGACTATGCCATACCAGCAG ACCAGTGTATGGATGCTAACTACGATCGAATTGTTGAATTACCCGTACAAAGAGACAGCAAAGG AACAGCTCAAATCTGCGGAACCTCAGTTGGATTTTCACTAAAAGAACCAAGCTCTTTAGCAGGTCGCACGTTTTTG CTCCACGACAGTCATGGGGATCCAGTTTCTTGTGGAGTGACAGAGTACCGTGCAAGTTGCCCCAAAACAGATTGTCAACACAATCGATAA
- the LOC134179888 gene encoding uncharacterized protein LOC134179888 isoform X1, which produces MVMLQFPVAVCVPLLLVLDVSLGCSTGWSFFSGNCYKFVASQDSFVGEPVTATWSDARMTCLRLGGDLASVHTPAENDFIRRESRQDVWIGYNENRSGHNPPLQFQWSDGTSTSYDYMNWAHRQPHYSTNGHSNHMLGCAYLTKGVLTRRRRQQSSANHVYNHPGQWYASSQCSTIKKQYVCKRPACCYDIRTAVADLVPNLDTKVEGTVTFQQNTLGGPTVVRGVISGLKPRSKHGFHIHESSNQSNGCLSYGGHYNPHYHPHGGPNDGNNRHVGDLGNIIADENGVASFTIHEESLVTLYGPTTVLGRGVVVHAGEDDLGKGSNIGSTTTGNAGGRLACGPIICRSCFDTLSAVANVKSDDGKATGIFTFYQVYQMGLTKQMVAYQTISTQGSYNHAQFVTIQYEDFVKKPDGKKCNALFMNNMTKEPADQVSHGHLQGRSSQRSFNTVAITSFIGAIAVYKLSHRTDEGTETQSITLCGMVWPTPYSKCACVALQANNKQCGELCFRQQTCGGPVTIEGNIKESCLSADNNVAGLSGLDYAIPADQCMDANYDRIVELPVQRDSKGTAQICGTSVGFSLKEPSSLAGRTFLLHDSHGDPVSCGVTEYRASCPKTDCQHNR; this is translated from the exons ATGGTCATGTTGCAATTCCCCGTTGCAGTCTGCGTACCCCTATTACTAGTACTTGATGTGAGTCTCGGCTGTTCAACAGGCTGGAGTTTCTTCAGTGGTAACTGTTATAAGTTCGTGGCTTCACAAGATAGCTTCGTCGGAGAGCCTGTCACTGCCACGTGGAGTGATGCTCGCATGACATGCCTGCGACTAGGAGGAGACTTGGCCAGCGTTCATACTCCAGCTGAAAACGACTTCATACGGAGAGAATCAAGACAAGACGTGTGGATAG GATATAACGAAAACCGGTCAGGACATAATCCCCCGCTGCAGTTCCAATGGAGTGACGGAACATCAACTTCCTATGACTACATGAACTGGGCTCACAGACAGCCGCACTACTCAACGAACGGTCACAGTAATCATATGCTTGGATGCGCATATCTGACGAAGGGCGTTCTCACACGtagaagaagacaacagagtAGTGCTAACCATGTATACAATCATCCAGGCCAATGGTATGCCAGCAGTCAGTGTTCAACGATTAAGAAGCAATATGTCTGCAAG AGACCCGCCTGTTGCTACG ACATAAGGACCGCTGTAGCTGATCTAGTTCCAAATTTGGATACCAAAGTAGAAGGGACGGTCACGTTTCAACAAAAC ACTCTAGGTGGCCCTACTGTTGTCAGAGGAGTCATCTCTGGACTCAAGCCTAGATCTAAACACGGCTTCCATATTCATGAAAGCAGCAATCAATCAAATG GCTGTCTCAGTTATGGTGGTCACTACAATCCCCACTATCATCCTCATGGTGGTCCAAATGATGGTAATAACAG ACACGTAGGAGACCTTGGGAATATCATTGCTGATGAGAACGGTGTGGCAAGTTTTACAATACATGAAGAATCACTGGTGACTCTGTATGGCCCAACCACAGTTTTGGGAAGAGGAGTTGTA GTTCATGCTGGGGAGGATGATCTTGGAAAAGGTAGTAACATTGGCAGTACCACCACAGGAAATGCTGGCGGACGCCTAGCATGTGGCCCCATTATTTGCAGAAGTTGCTTTG ATACTTTGAGTGCAGTGGCCAATGTGAAGTCTGATGATGGTAAAGCCACCGGTATCTTTACATTCTATCAAGTGTACCAAATG GGTTTAACCAAACAAATGGTTGCCTACCAGACTATCTCTACTCAAGGTTCATACAACCATGCACAGTTTGTAACAATCCAATATGAAGACTTCGTGAAAA AGCCCGATGGTAAAAAGTGCAATGCACTGTTTATGAACAACATGACAAAAGAGCCAGCAGACCAAGTTTCCCATGG ACATCTCCAGGGAAGAAGTTCACAACGATCTTTCAATACTGTGGCAATAACCTCCTTCATTGGGGCAATAGCAGTT TACAAGCTCAGCCACCGAACAGATGAGGGGACAGAGACACAGTCAATAACTTTGTGTGGAATGGTATGGCCTACCCCAT ATTCtaaatgtgcatgtgtggctCTTCAAGCTAATAACAAACAATGTGGAGAGCTGTGTTTTAGACAACAG ACCTGTGGAGGCCCAGTCACCATTGAAGGAAACATTAAGGAAAGCTGTCTATCGGCTGACAACAACGTAGCTGGGTTAAGTGGCTTAGACTATGCCATACCAGCAG ACCAGTGTATGGATGCTAACTACGATCGAATTGTTGAATTACCCGTACAAAGAGACAGCAAAGG AACAGCTCAAATCTGCGGAACCTCAGTTGGATTTTCACTAAAAGAACCAAGCTCTTTAGCAGGTCGCACGTTTTTG CTCCACGACAGTCATGGGGATCCAGTTTCTTGTGGAGTGACAGAGTACCGTGCAAGTTGCCCCAAAACAGATTGTCAACACAATCGATAA